The following coding sequences lie in one Pseudomonas svalbardensis genomic window:
- the acs gene encoding acetate--CoA ligase translates to MFDISTFPQADAVRRAAQLSQDDYKRLYRQSIEHPSTFWAEQATRFLDWSKPWDTVQRYNLKTGEASWFAGGKLNVSYNCIDRHLEKRGDQIAIIWEGDDPAGSAQISYKKLHHNVCRLANVLKSRGVKKGDRVCIYMPMIPEAAYAMLACTRIGAVHSVVFGGFSPDSVRDRILDADCRTVITADEGVRGGKVVPLKQKVDKALQSCPNVSTVIVVERTQGEVEWVEGRDIWYHQALRDVSDDCPPEPMDAEDPLFILYTSGSTGKPKGVLHTTGGYLLQAAMTFKYVLDYRDDEVFWCTADVGWVTGHSYIVYGPLANGATTLIFEGVPSYPSSSRFWQVIDKHHVNIFYTAPTALRSLMREGPEPLKETSRASLRLLGSVGEPINPEAWEWYFNAVGEQRCPIVDTWWQTETGGIMLSPLVSAQRIKPGCATQPMFGVQPVLLDEAGKEIKGAGSGVLAIKSSWPAQIRSVYGDPQRMVDTYFKPYPGYYFTGDGARRDEDGDYWITGRIDDVINVSGHRIGTAEVESALVLHDSIAEAAVVGYPHDVKGQGIYAFVTPMNGTEPSDELKKALLAHVSEEIGSFAKPDLIQWAPALPKTRSGKIMRRILRKIACNELDSLGDTSTLADPSVVQELVDKRLNQ, encoded by the coding sequence ATGTTCGATATCAGCACGTTCCCCCAAGCCGATGCCGTCCGCCGGGCTGCACAATTAAGTCAAGACGACTACAAGCGCCTGTACCGCCAATCCATCGAGCACCCCAGCACCTTCTGGGCCGAACAGGCCACACGCTTTCTCGACTGGAGTAAGCCGTGGGATACCGTCCAGCGCTATAACCTGAAAACCGGTGAGGCGAGCTGGTTCGCCGGCGGAAAGTTAAATGTCAGTTACAACTGCATTGACCGTCACCTGGAAAAGCGCGGCGATCAAATCGCGATCATCTGGGAAGGCGACGACCCTGCCGGATCCGCGCAGATCAGCTACAAAAAACTTCATCACAACGTCTGTCGCCTGGCCAACGTGCTCAAAAGCCGTGGCGTGAAGAAAGGTGACCGCGTGTGTATCTACATGCCGATGATTCCCGAAGCCGCTTACGCCATGCTCGCCTGCACGCGCATTGGTGCAGTGCATTCGGTGGTGTTCGGTGGTTTCTCTCCGGACTCTGTGCGTGACCGCATTCTCGATGCCGACTGCCGCACCGTGATCACCGCCGATGAAGGCGTGCGCGGCGGTAAAGTCGTGCCGCTCAAGCAGAAGGTCGACAAGGCGCTGCAAAGCTGCCCGAACGTCAGCACCGTCATCGTGGTCGAGCGCACTCAGGGCGAAGTGGAATGGGTCGAAGGCCGGGACATCTGGTATCACCAGGCGCTGCGAGACGTCAGCGACGATTGTCCACCTGAGCCGATGGACGCCGAAGACCCGCTGTTTATCCTCTACACCTCCGGCAGCACCGGCAAGCCCAAAGGCGTGCTGCACACCACCGGCGGCTACCTGCTGCAAGCGGCGATGACCTTCAAGTACGTGCTCGACTACCGCGACGACGAAGTCTTCTGGTGCACCGCCGATGTCGGCTGGGTCACCGGCCACAGCTACATCGTTTACGGTCCGCTGGCCAACGGCGCGACCACGCTGATCTTCGAAGGCGTGCCGAGCTACCCGAGCAGCTCGCGCTTCTGGCAGGTGATCGACAAGCACCATGTGAACATTTTCTATACCGCCCCGACCGCCCTGCGTTCCCTGATGCGTGAAGGCCCCGAACCGTTGAAGGAAACTTCCCGCGCGAGCCTCAGATTACTCGGCAGTGTCGGTGAGCCCATCAACCCGGAAGCGTGGGAGTGGTACTTCAATGCTGTCGGCGAACAGCGTTGTCCGATCGTCGATACCTGGTGGCAGACCGAAACCGGCGGCATCATGCTCAGCCCTTTGGTCAGCGCTCAACGGATCAAACCCGGCTGCGCCACGCAACCGATGTTCGGCGTGCAACCGGTGTTGCTCGATGAAGCGGGCAAGGAAATCAAAGGCGCCGGCAGCGGCGTGCTGGCGATCAAATCCAGCTGGCCGGCGCAGATCCGCAGCGTCTATGGCGACCCGCAACGAATGGTCGACACCTACTTCAAGCCCTACCCCGGTTACTACTTCACCGGCGACGGTGCCCGGCGCGATGAGGATGGTGATTACTGGATCACCGGGCGCATCGACGACGTGATCAACGTCTCCGGACACCGCATCGGCACCGCGGAAGTGGAAAGCGCGCTCGTGCTGCACGACAGCATCGCCGAAGCGGCGGTGGTCGGTTACCCGCACGACGTCAAGGGTCAGGGCATCTACGCCTTCGTCACCCCCATGAACGGCACCGAGCCCAGTGACGAACTGAAGAAAGCACTGCTCGCTCACGTCAGCGAGGAAATCGGCAGCTTCGCCAAACCGGACCTGATCCAGTGGGCGCCGGCCTTGCCGAAAACCCGTTCGGGCAAGATCATGCGGCGCATTTTGCGCAAGATCGCCTGCAACGAACTGGACAGCCTGGGCGACACCTCGACCCTGGCTGACCCGAGCGTGGTCCAGGAGTTGGTCGATAAACGCCTGAATCAGTAA
- a CDS encoding oxygenase MpaB family protein, with amino-acid sequence MEFIRTRIETQIMSLTGLSLGKLDLENPKGDPGLFGPDSVSWQVHGDFSSMLIGGISALMLQALHPLALAGVWDHSNFREDMIGRLRRTGQFIAGTTFGSRKDADWLIETVRTIHLQVTGTAPDGRPYAASDPDLLTWVHVAEVSNFLAAHLRYRNPNLSLADQDRYYAEIALVAERLGACNVPRSRQEIADYLERVRPQLLCDERSREVLRLLLNAPSPSRLARPFGGLMMKAGVDLLPDWASDMLGVSQSPLQRKLIRASVNRSVPMMRWAVRNGSVHRAKRRMGLLT; translated from the coding sequence ATGGAATTCATTCGAACCCGCATCGAAACCCAGATCATGAGCCTGACCGGTCTGTCTCTGGGCAAGCTCGACCTGGAAAACCCCAAGGGCGATCCCGGCCTGTTCGGCCCCGATTCGGTGAGTTGGCAAGTGCATGGCGACTTCAGCAGCATGCTGATCGGCGGCATCAGCGCCCTGATGCTGCAAGCTCTGCATCCACTGGCCCTGGCCGGGGTCTGGGACCATTCGAATTTTCGCGAGGACATGATCGGCCGACTGCGTCGCACCGGGCAGTTCATTGCCGGCACCACCTTCGGTTCGCGAAAGGACGCCGACTGGCTGATCGAGACAGTCCGCACCATCCACCTGCAAGTGACCGGCACGGCACCAGATGGCCGGCCTTACGCCGCCAGCGATCCCGATCTGTTGACCTGGGTGCACGTGGCCGAGGTCAGCAACTTCCTCGCGGCCCATTTGCGTTACCGCAATCCGAACCTGTCCCTGGCCGACCAGGACCGTTACTACGCGGAAATCGCGTTGGTCGCCGAGCGGCTCGGCGCCTGTAACGTGCCGCGTTCGCGGCAGGAAATTGCTGATTACCTTGAACGAGTTCGCCCACAACTGTTGTGCGACGAGCGCAGTCGCGAAGTGTTACGGCTGTTGTTGAACGCCCCGTCCCCCAGCCGTTTGGCCAGACCTTTCGGCGGTTTGATGATGAAGGCCGGGGTCGACCTGCTGCCGGACTGGGCCAGTGACATGCTTGGTGTCAGCCAGAGCCCGCTGCAACGCAAGCTGATCCGCGCCAGCGTCAATCGCAGCGTGCCGATGATGCGCTGGGCGGTGCGTAACGGCTCGGTGCACCGGGCCAAACGACGAATGGGTTTGCTGACCTGA
- a CDS encoding class I SAM-dependent rRNA methyltransferase, translating into MSSLNQALRAALDRRQDLLAELHQQGTDCYRLFHGSQEGAGGLTIDRYGPQLLVQSFHQSLERDALLQLHDTINQHLGLETLLVYNDRSRGNSRIDREDTVYRADEAALQDLIGHEWGLNYRVRGRHAGQDPLLFLDLRNTRGWVKQHSKNKSVLNLFAYTCGVGLSAAAGGASEVCNLDFAEGNLAVGRENGLLNPQLPTMDFIQSDYFPAIRQLAGLPISQRRGQKLPSYQRLEQRQYDLVLLDPPAWAKSAFGTVDLLRDYQSLLKPALLTTADNGVLICCNNLAKVSMDDWREQVLRCAEKAGRPVREWTVMKPGGDFPSMDEQPPLKTLILQL; encoded by the coding sequence ATGTCTTCCTTGAATCAGGCGCTGCGCGCCGCCCTCGATCGTCGTCAGGACCTGCTGGCCGAACTGCATCAGCAAGGCACCGATTGCTATCGCCTGTTCCATGGCAGCCAGGAAGGCGCCGGCGGCCTGACGATCGACCGCTACGGCCCGCAATTGCTGGTGCAAAGCTTTCACCAGTCGCTGGAACGCGATGCGCTGCTGCAACTGCACGACACCATCAATCAGCACCTGGGCCTCGAAACGCTGCTGGTCTACAACGATCGCTCCCGTGGTAATTCGCGTATCGACCGTGAAGACACCGTCTACCGCGCCGACGAGGCCGCCCTGCAAGACTTGATCGGTCACGAATGGGGCTTGAATTACCGGGTTCGCGGCCGCCACGCCGGCCAGGATCCGCTGCTGTTCCTCGACCTGCGCAACACGCGCGGCTGGGTCAAGCAGCACAGCAAAAACAAAAGCGTGCTGAACCTGTTCGCCTACACCTGTGGCGTCGGCCTGAGTGCTGCGGCCGGTGGCGCGAGCGAAGTCTGCAACCTCGACTTCGCTGAGGGCAACCTGGCTGTCGGCCGTGAGAACGGCCTGCTCAATCCGCAGTTGCCGACCATGGACTTCATCCAGTCCGACTATTTCCCGGCGATCCGCCAGTTGGCCGGCCTGCCGATCAGCCAGCGCCGCGGGCAGAAACTGCCGAGCTATCAACGTCTGGAACAGCGTCAGTACGACCTGGTGCTGTTGGATCCGCCAGCCTGGGCCAAGAGTGCTTTCGGCACCGTCGACCTGCTGCGCGACTATCAAAGCCTGCTGAAGCCGGCACTGCTGACCACCGCCGACAATGGCGTGCTGATCTGCTGCAACAACCTGGCAAAAGTCAGCATGGACGACTGGCGCGAGCAAGTTTTGCGTTGTGCAGAGAAAGCCGGCCGGCCGGTGCGCGAGTGGACAGTGATGAAACCGGGCGGCGATTTTCCGTCAATGGATGAGCAGCCGCCGCTGAAAACCCTGATTCTGCAGCTCTGA